A stretch of DNA from Deltaproteobacteria bacterium:
CGCCTTTCCATGCAGGGCAGGGTCCACCCATTCAATCTGAAAGGCTTTGGCCTCCTTCAGGAATTGCAGGGCCACCCGGAGGCCGAGCCGGGCCTGCAATAAGGCCCCACTTTCCACTAAAATATAGTTATGGAGACAAACAGGTTCCCCGGCCGACAGGAGATGAGCGAATTTCTCAAGGGCGGAAACATGATTGGGATCAGCCTTGTCAGCCAAGGCGTAGACGGCCGACGTATCCAAAAAAATCATTTCCGAAAAGCCTCCTCAAGGGCCTGGTCGTGTCGTTCTGAAACCGGTTTAAGGGATCCTTGATGGGA
This window harbors:
- a CDS encoding PIN domain-containing protein, with amino-acid sequence MIFLDTSAVYALADKADPNHVSALEKFAHLLSAGEPVCLHNYILVESGALLQARLGLRVALQFLKEAKAFQIEWVDPALHGKALQELERIGKRGVSFVDCLSFLVMRERGIKKALAFDPDFTDQGFMLF